From one Lotus japonicus ecotype B-129 chromosome 3, LjGifu_v1.2 genomic stretch:
- the LOC130748506 gene encoding transcription factor bHLH123-like: MADDQFQASGNWWESARNVRFESGESQSSSSGLTNFGGWQQQQHHHHDNTISASVSNSSVVFHDSQKLQPPDSAATSATNDPNLHMMMGLGLSSRAMDWNQASLLRGSEKASEGSFRSMLQENSSPNFQQETEGVGVGVGLSQVHWRPEKLFTADSSSNDFKQVVNRGFSLDQTQFSPQYSSGDSNVTSQSLPCNFQIDHSYGNSSILQGLLGPDQSNNHQQPQQGSFENRPMNNFPYSPSYGFNNSNNELVPSWSKVPQFLRASPPKQPQANNQLHFTNNAPFWNASEAPIKDARSSFFPSLQSPFPTPSFDTQSKNISEVRDSSAVVKKSGSEPAPKRSRNETPSPLPAFKVRKEKMGDRITALQQLVSPFGKTDTASVLSEAIEYIKFLHEQVTVLSTPYMKSGAPIQHQQNSGKSKEAEGPKQDLRSRGLCLVPVSSTFPVTHEPTVEYWTPTFGGTYR, translated from the exons aTGGCAGATGATCAGTTTCAAGCTAGTGGAAACTGGTGGGAATCAGCAAGAAACGTGAGATTTGAAAGTGGGGAATCACAGTCTTCATCTTCTGGTCTCACCAACTTTGGTGGCtggcaacaacaacagcatcatcatcatgataACACCATTTCTGCCTCTGTCAGTAATTCCTCTGTGGTTTTCCATGATTCTCAGAAGCTTCAACCTCCAGATTCTGCAGCCACTTCTGCCACCAACGACCCCAACTTGCACATGATGATGGGTTTGGGCCTTTCATCTCGAGCCATGGATTGGAATCAAGCATCTTTGCT ACGAGGCAGCGAGAAGGCTTCAGAGGGAAGTTTCAGGTCCATGCTGCAAGAGAATTCAAGCCCCAACTTTCAGCAAGAAACTGAGggtgttggtgttggtgttggATTGTCTCAAGTTCATTGGAGACCAGAAAAATTGTTCACTGCAGACTCTTCTAGCAATGATTTCAAGCAAGTTGTGAACAGGGGTTTCTCTTTGGATCAGACACAGTTTAGTCCTCAATATAGCTCTGGAGACAGTAATGTGACAAGCCAAAGTTTGCCTTGTAACTTTCAGATTGATCATTCCTATGGGAACTCTTCAATATTACAAGGACTATTAGGACCTGATCAAAGCAATAATCATCAACAACCCCAGCAAGGTTCATTTGAGAATCGTCCCATGAATAATTTTCCATACTCACCAAGCTATGGCTTCAATAACTCCAATAATGAGTTAGTTCCTTCTTGGTCTAAAGTTCCTCAATTCTTAAGAGCTTCACCTCCCAAACAACCACAAGCGAATAACCAGTTGCATTTTACCAACAACGCTCCCTTTTGGAACGCTTCTGAGGCTCCTATTAAGGATGCTCGATCCAGCTTCTTCCCTTCTTTGCAATCCCCATTTCCTACACCAAGTTTTGATACACAATCAAAG AATATATCTGAAGTAAGGGACTCAAGTGCTGTGGTGAAGAAAAGTGGGAGTGAGCCAGCTCCAAAAAGGTCCAGGAATGAAACCCCATCACCTTTGCCAGCTTTTAAG gtgagaaaagagaagatggGGGACAGAATTACTGCACTCCAACAATTAGTTTCACCTTTTGGAAAG ACTGATACAGCCTCAGTGCTCTCTGAAGCCATTGAGTATATCAAGTTTCTCCATGAACAAGTGACT GTTTTAAGCACCCCATATATGAAAAGTGGAGCTCCAATACAGCATCAACAG AATTCTGGTAAATCCAAGGAAGCTGAGGGTCCAAAGCAGGATCTAAGAAGCCGAGGGCTATGTTTGGTGCCAGTGTCTAGTACATTCCCAGTGACTCATGAACCAACAGTTGAATATTGGACACCAACATTTGGAGGCACTTACAGATAA
- the LOC130743615 gene encoding uncharacterized protein LOC130743615 codes for MKLYEGDSDPTEHINFFVGAMQYAGATDPIYCRCFPMSLGKGPMNWFQNLPNNSIHNWEGVMSNFLTQYSSVRNIPKLEETLALIKQGEKESLKAFLNRFNKEAGDIPDLLPQVRLILVRQALRPGPFLTSLNGKKARTLEEFQTRSEKYINMEEAATLRSTNQNSGHRPPEKTRDPGEPKRDRERRRKS; via the coding sequence ATGAAGCTCTATGAGGGTGACTCCGACCCGACGGAGCACATCAACTTCTTCGTGGGAGCCATGCAGTACGCCGGGGCTACTGACCCGATCTACTGCCGCTGCTTCCCGATGAGCTTGGGGAAGGGCCCGATGAACTGGTTCCAAAACCTCCCCAACAACTCCATCCACAACTGGGAAGGAGTCATGTCCAACTTCTTGACCCAGTATTCCTCTGTAAGAAACATTCCGAAGTTAGAAGAAACACTGGCCCTGATCAAGCAGGGCGAGAAGGAATCCCTGAAGGCTTTCCTTAACCGCTTCAACAAAGAAGCAGGAGACATTCCGGACCTCCTCCCTCAGGTCCGCCTAATCTTGGTACGACAAGCGCTTAGGCCAGGCCCTTTCTTAACTTCTTTGAATGGGAAGAAGGCCAGGACACTGGAGGAATTCCAGACCCGATCAGAGAAATATATTAACATGGAGGAGGCAGCAACATTAAGGTCCACCAATCAAAACTCAGGCCATAGACCCCCTGAGAAAACCCGAGACCCGGGTGAACCTAAGCGCGATCGCGAACGGCGACGGAAGAGCTAG